One genomic window of Myxocyprinus asiaticus isolate MX2 ecotype Aquarium Trade chromosome 5, UBuf_Myxa_2, whole genome shotgun sequence includes the following:
- the LOC127440638 gene encoding apolipoprotein L6-like — protein sequence MDREPSKIADNFASYSTAEENPEMHTGVYQSQRPPKPTESSEEQVSTPEHTELLDSKDSLSGRTSKVSGNADHTNRTEGTSETPLNNSSEEGDSIEVLEKRHHNEGETPGEDDNPKQKGQKKKPRNPFMPQVAAKSKTMQKKNGNQTEGSDKDLAETKGHKKTLMEWLDEFCISESQREDDEDLDGLMDWWSTVEKWEDTPKGDNMTEKEEAKAFAVTAEKVQNGIRVFNKLFSERAEGLWQHVIDLHAIADGLDRFNKKTKIAQITGGSTSALGGVATITGLALAPFTMGTSLIITAVGLGVAMAGGLTSASAGISSTVNNSLDRKKVERIVEDYQEKMADLNKCMKFIKQGITNLRKFNLNKMKKHAYNRDFPCFDNIYEEGAMAGKAILISANEIMRVVQVANAAGTTAARAVQIASVSTGVLTGLFVGMDIYFVAKDSHELKKGAKSEFAAKIREVADQLHEGLVELNSIREELQSSNSPKEN from the exons ATGGACAGAGAACCTTCTAAAATCGCTGACAACTTTGCCAGTTACTCCACTGCTGAG GAGAATCCAGAAATGCATACTGGAGTTTATCAAAGTCAAAGACCACCAAAACCAACTGAAAGTTCTGAAGAGCAG GTCAGCACACCTGAGCACACTGAGCTGTTAGACAGTAAGGATAGTCTCTCTGGCAGAACCTCTAAA GTCAGTGGGAATGCAGACCACACAAACAGGACAGAGGGCACATCTGAAACTCCACTCAATAATTCTAGTGAAGAG GGTGACAGCATTGAAGTTTTGGAAAAGAGGCATCACAATGAGGGTGAGACACCCGGAGAAGATGACAATCCTAAA CAAAAAGGGCAGAAGAAGAAACCCAGAAATCCATTTATGCCTCAAGTTGCAGCAAAG AGCAAAACGATGCAGAAGAAAAATGGAAACCAAACTGAAGGCAGTGACAAAGACCTTGCAGAG ACTAAAGGCCACAAGAAAACCCTCATGGAATGGCTGGATGAGTTCTGTATAAGTGAAAGTCAGAGGGAGGATGATGAG GATCTTGATGGCCTTATGGATTGGTGGAGCACTGTGGAAA AATGGGAGGACACACCCAAAGGAGACAACATGACAGAGAAAGAGGAAGCCAA GGCTTTTGCAGTAACAGCTGAGAAGGTGCAGAATGGCATACGTGTGTTTAACAAACTCTTCTCAGAGCGAGCAGAGGGACTGTGGCAGCACGTGATTGACCTGCATGCCATTGCTGATGGTCTGGACCGCTTCAACAAGAAGACCAAGATTGCCCAGATCACCGGTGGCTCCACCAGTGCTTTGGGAGGTGTTGCCACCATTACAGGCCTTGCCCTGGCACCTTTCACCATGGGAACCTCTCTGATCATCACTGCAGTTGGCCTGGGTGTTGCCATGGCAGGCGGGCTTACCTCTGCCTCTGCTGGCATATCTAGTACCGTCAACAACTCTTTGGATCGCAAGAAAGTGGAGCGCATTGTGGAAGACTACCAGGAGAAGATGGCTGACCTAAACAAATGCATGAAGTTCATCAAGCAAGGGATCACAAACCTACGCAAGTTCAACCTGAATAAGATGAAAAAACATGCGTACAATCGAGACTTCCCTTGTTTTGACAATATCTATGAGGAAGGTGCCATGGCAGGCAAAGCTATTCTAATCAGTGCCAATGAGATTATGCGTGTGGTGCAGGTAGCCAATGCTGCTGGAACCACCGCAGCACGAGCTGTGCAGATTGCTAGTGTGTCCACCGGTGTTCTGACTGGACTCTTTGTTGGGATGGATATCTACTTTGTGGCAAAGGACTCCCATGAGCTTAAAAAAGGTGCAAAGTCAGAATTTGCTGCAAAGATTAGAGAGGTGGCAGATCAACTACATGAGGGTTTGGTGGAACTTAACAGCATCCGAGAGGAGCTGCAGTCGAGCAACTCTCCGAAAGAAAACTAA